A genomic stretch from Lathyrus oleraceus cultivar Zhongwan6 chromosome 2, CAAS_Psat_ZW6_1.0, whole genome shotgun sequence includes:
- the LOC127118146 gene encoding uncharacterized protein LOC127118146 produces MERDWANLEALALSLILDKLYERVDQIWFGAVCKNWLSVLKLNHQNHPLRNNVLPMLMIPKTNLCLYGISSNTTYEFQFPIPYYDNCCGCSHGWITTIHTKYHAYSDMDIFMDIFITMFNPFKSVSPITLPPLRTCPDYYEGLLPKVTLSADPITSPNDYVVAVIYTKWSRLSILKSGQTSWTYIGNYNLTDVIVLGDFFYVLTQEKRLLSFNLSYLDDPDRAKTISPSPVHGIGFHKDLKCYLVKSLEGDVWLVRKFLSDSDHNGLIKFEVYRFEFEFQRRKVKQLVKLESLGDNVLFVGECDSISASASHFSGSLKQDSIYYINKVKPYTPFHQYCEPFNVVIYNVKDESICHQNPEYSFVRHMPTPCWVLMPLQ; encoded by the coding sequence ATGGAGCGAGATTGGGCAAATTTAGAAGCGCTTGCACTCAGTTTAATTCTTGATAAGTTATATGAAAGGGTTGATCAAATCTGGTTTGGTGCTGTGTGCAAGAATTGGCTGTCAGTTCTAAAGCTTAACCATCAAAATCATCCGTTGAGAAATAATGTATTACCCATGCTTATGATCCCAAAAACAAACCTATGTTTGTATGGCATTTCATCCAACACAACATATGAATTTCAATTTCCAATTCCTTATTATGATAACTGTTGTGGATGTAGCCATGGATGGATTACAACAATCCATACAAAATACCATGCATACTCTGATATGGATATATTCATGGATATATTCATAACTATGTTTAATCCTTTTAAGAGTGTTTCTCCTATTACTCTTCCACCTCTCAGAACATGTCCTGATTATTATGAAGGACTATTGCCTAAGGTTACTCTTTCTGCTGACCCTATAACAAGCCCAAATGATTACGTAGTTGCAGTAATCTATACAAAGTGGAGTCGTCTTTCAATTTTAAAATCGGGGCAAACCAGTTGGACTTATATCGGCAATTACAATTTGACGGATGTCATAGTTTTGGGAGATTTCTTTTATGTTTTGACTCAAGAAAAACGTCTATTATCCTTCAATCTTAGTTACTTAGATGACCCTGATCGCGCAAAGACGATAAGTCCAAGTCCGGTTCATGGTATTGGGTTTCATAAAGATTTGAAATGTTATCTTGTCAAGTCATTAGAGGGAGATGTATGGTTGGTGAGAAAGTTTTTGAGTGACTCCGATCATAATGGATTGATAAAATTTGAAGTGTACAGGTTTGAATTCGAATTTCAAAGGAGAAAGGTTAAGCAATTGGTGAAACTTGAAAGTCTCGGAGACAATGTTTTATTCGTAGGAGAATGCGATTCGATTTCTGCATCAGCTTCTCATTTCTCTGGTAGTTTGAAACAAGATTCTATCTATTATATTAACAAGGTTAAACCTTATACGCCATTTCATCAGTACTGTGAACCATTCAATGTGGTAATATATAATGTAAAAGATGAAAGCATTTGTCATCAGAATCCAGAATATTCTTTTGTCAGACACATGCCTACTCCTTGCTGGGTTTTGATGCCTCTTCAATGA
- the LOC127118147 gene encoding uncharacterized protein LOC127118147, whose product MERDWANLEALALGLILDKLERVDQIWFGAVCKNWLSVAKLNHQNQELRNNVLPMLMIPKTNLSLYGISSNITYEFQFPIPSYDNCCGCSHGWITTIHTKYHAYSDMDIVITMFNPFKTVSPITLPPLRTCIDYYDALLPKVTLSADPITSPNDYVVAVIYTKWSRLSILKSGQTSWTCIGYCDFTDVIVLGDFLYVLTQKKSLLSFNLSYLDDPDRAKTISPSPAPGIRFHEDLKCYLVKSLEGDLWLVRKFLSDSDHNGLIKFEVYRFEFEFQRRKVQRRKVKQMVKLESLGDNVLFVGECDSISASASHFSGSLKQDSIYYINKVKHYTPFHEYCEPFNVEIYNVKDGSICHQDPEYSFVKHMPTPFWVLMPLQ is encoded by the coding sequence ATGGAGCGCGATTGGGCAAATTTAGAAGCGCTTGCACTCGGATTGATTTTAGATAAATTGGAAAGGGTTGATCAAATCTGGTTTGGTGCTGTGTGCAAGAATTGGCTATCAGTTGCAAAGCTTAACCATCAAAATCAAGAGTTGAGAAATAATGTATTACCCATGCTTATGATCCCAAAAACAAACCTATCTTTGTATGGCATTTCATCCAACATAACGTATGAATTTCAATTTCCAATTCCTTCTTATGATAACTGTTGTGGATGTAGCCATGGATGGATTACAACAATCCATACAAAATACCATGCATACTCTGATATGGATATAGTCATAACTATGTTTAATCCTTTTAAGACTGTTTCTCCTATTACTCTTCCACCTCTCAGAACATGTATTGATTATTATGACGCACTATTGCCCAAGGTTACTCTTTCTGCTGACCCTATAACAAGCCCAAATGATTACGTAGTTGCAGTAATCTATACAAAGTGGAGTCGTCTTTCAATTTTAAAATCGGGGCAAACCAGTTGGACTTGTATCGGCTATTGCGATTTTACGGATGTCATAGTTTTGGGAGATTTCTTATATGTTTTGACTCAAAAAAAAAGTCTATTATCCTTCAATCTTAGTTACTTAGATGACCCCGATCGCGCAAAGACGATAAGTCCAAGTCCAGCTCCTGGTATTCGGTTTCATGAAGATTTGAAATGTTATCTTGTCAAGTCATTAGAGGGAGATTTATGGCTGGTGAGAAAGTTTTTGAGTGACTCCGATCATAATGGATTGATAAAATTTGAAGTGTACAGGTTTGAATTCGAATTTCAAAGGAGAAAGGTTCAAAGGAGAAAGGTTAAGCAAATGGTGAAACTTGAAAGTCTCGGAGACAATGTTTTATTCGTAGGAGAATGCGATTCGATTTCTGCATCAGCTTCTCATTTCTCTGGTAGTTTGAAACAAGATTCTATCTATTATATTAACAAGGTTAAACATTATACGCCATTTCATGAGTACTGTGAACCATTCAATGTGGAAATATATAATGTAAAAGATGGAAGCATTTGTCATCAGGATCCAGAATATTCTTTTGTCAAACATATGCCTACTCCTTTCTGGGTTTTGATGCCTCTTCAATGA
- the LOC127121955 gene encoding uncharacterized protein LOC127121955 has translation MRKVVWDILVHCYEVDASMKKVKLQSLHKQYENLNMKDNEKIPDYISRVILITNEMKSYGETLFEQVIIEKERKSEEANIVGGESDDEPVLLMASESDGGYLVDWWYMHTGCSNHLTGNKQWLINFDSRKRTKIRCVNDKYLNAKGMRNVKVRVKNGKNFLIKDVWYVPGIKSNLMSVGKQQNIQGASKNAQDSSRESGVPGSREEVFEVTVALTRLPVFPDTARVRGRKKEVKIVG, from the exons ATGAGGAAGGTTGTGTGGGACATTCTGGTGCATTGCTATGAAGTTGATGCatcaatgaagaaggtgaagcttcagtctctGCATAAGCAGTAcgagaatctcaacatgaaggATAATGAGAAAATACCAGATTACATCTCCAGAGTAATTCTGATTACTAATGAGATGAAATCTTACGGAGAGACTCTTTTTGAACAAGTAATAATTGAAAAG GAAaggaaatcagaagaagcaaacataGTTGGAGGAGAGTCTGATGATGAACCTGTGCTATTGATGGCTTCTGAATCTGATGGTGGATATTTggtagactggtggtatatgCACACTGGCTGCTCAAATCACCTAACTGGAAACAAGCAATGGCTAATTAattttgactctagaaagaggACAAAAATCAGATGTGTTAATGATAAGTATCTGAATGCTAAAGGAATGAGAAATGTCAAGGTCAGAGTGAAGAATGGGAAAAATTTTCTAATCAAGGATGTTTGGTATGTTCCTGGCATAAAGAGCAATCTAATGAGTGTAG GGAAGCAACAAAACATTCAAG GTGCAAGCAAGAATGCCCAAGACTCGTCAAGGGAATCAGGCGTTCCAGGCTCACGGGAAGAAGTTTTTGAAGTTACAGTAGCTCTGACACGGCTACCCGTGtttcctgacacggcccgtgtcagggGAAGGAAAAAAGAGGTTAAAATagtgggctga